The Gopherus flavomarginatus isolate rGopFla2 chromosome 25, rGopFla2.mat.asm, whole genome shotgun sequence genome has a segment encoding these proteins:
- the RETREG3 gene encoding reticulophagy regulator 3 isoform X2, translating to MRGRETLLFRIVRWLRPAFPHFLALTSLRLVFLVAFGLIIIVCLDQWKNKIWPEIKVARSDESDNESWGYVHPQLLSVPELCHHLADGWVTGVTFLRNLFVFKRQNPGKFCLLVCGVFTFLAVLGRYIPGLLLSYLMLLFILLWPLAVYHSLGQRMYTKLEPALQRLDFSVRGYMMSKQRVKQLRQRALNQEPADAGTDSEEELAAFCPKLDDSAVAKELTISDSEHSDAEVSYTENGTFNLSRGQTPLTEGSEDLDGHSDPEESFARDLPDFPSINPEVTGIDDEDDTSIGIPSLAYRSQGMEDLRHPYDQEEAVPALLLGALPSAHNLTNNLAGFVTRGMIQLALSGASQPGPVCSDNLQRGTKTYLRTSSSDLDTDAEGDDFELLDQSELIQLDPAGSRGQLFEENRFSLCQTVQLLHE from the exons ATGCGCGGTAGGGAGACACTGCTTTTCCGTATAGTAAGATGGCTGCGCCCTGCATTTCCCCA TTTTTTGGCACTGACTTCCCTTCGGCTGGTGTTCTTGGTTGCATTTGGCCTGATAATAATAGTTTGtttagatcaatggaagaataaAATCTGGCCTGAAATTAAAG TGGCAAGATCTGACGAATCGGACAATGAGAG CTGGGGCTATGTTCACCCTCAGTTGCTGAGTGTGCCGGAGCTGTGTCACCATTTAGCTGATGGATGGGTTACTGGGGTCACCTTCTTAAGGAATCTCTTcgttttcaaaaggcaaaatccCGGCAAG TTTTGCCTTTTAGTGTGTGGAGTCTTTACATTCTTGGCTGTTCTGGGCCGATACATTCCTGGACTCTTGCTCTCATACCTTATGC TGCTGTTcatcctgctgtggcctctcgcAGTGTACCACAGCCTGGGGCAACGCATGTACACGaagctggagccagctctgcagcGGCTGGACTTCAGTGTTCGAGGCTACATGATGTCAAAGCAACGAGTGAAGCAAT TGCGCCAGCGAGCGCTGAACCAGGAGCCTGCTGATGCTGGGACTGACAGTGAAGAAGAACTTGCTGCTTTCTGTCCCAAG CTGGATGATTCTGCAGTTGCTAAGGAACTGACTATCTCCGACTCTGAGCATTCAGATGCTGAAGTTTCCTACACTGAGAATGGGACGTTTAATCTGTCAAGGGGACAAACTCCACTGACTGAGGGATCTGAAG ATCTTGATGGTCACAGTGACCCTGAAGAATCTTTTGCCAGGGATCTCCCTGACTTCCCTTCCATAAATCCAGAGGTGACTGGAATAGATGACGAAGATGACACCAGCATTGGGATTCCCAGCCTTGCTTACCGCTCGCAGGGCATGGAAGATCTACGTCACCCATATGACCAAGAAGAAGCTGTCCCTGCACTCCTACTAGGGGCACTGCCCTCTGCGCACAATCTTACAAATAACTTAGCTGGATTTGTCACCAGAGGCATGATACAATTAGCCTTGTCAGGAGCCTCTCAGCCAGGCCCTGTATGCAGTGACAATCTGCAGAGAGGCACAAAAACCTATCTTAGAACCTCCAGCTCTGACTTGGACACTGATGCAGAAGGGGATGACTTTGAACTGTTGGATCAGTCAGAGCTGATCCAGCTGGATCCAGCTGGCTCTCGAGGCCA GTTGTTTGAAGAAAATAGATTCTCACTGTGCCAAACTGTGCAGCTATTGCATGAGTAA
- the RETREG3 gene encoding reticulophagy regulator 3 isoform X1: MEAAAGGSQAGGPGERERRVRALSAALRARLGPYEPLLSALQAALVWERPGRGALGWAGAHGAFCFLALTSLRLVFLVAFGLIIIVCLDQWKNKIWPEIKVARSDESDNESWGYVHPQLLSVPELCHHLADGWVTGVTFLRNLFVFKRQNPGKFCLLVCGVFTFLAVLGRYIPGLLLSYLMLLFILLWPLAVYHSLGQRMYTKLEPALQRLDFSVRGYMMSKQRVKQLRQRALNQEPADAGTDSEEELAAFCPKLDDSAVAKELTISDSEHSDAEVSYTENGTFNLSRGQTPLTEGSEDLDGHSDPEESFARDLPDFPSINPEVTGIDDEDDTSIGIPSLAYRSQGMEDLRHPYDQEEAVPALLLGALPSAHNLTNNLAGFVTRGMIQLALSGASQPGPVCSDNLQRGTKTYLRTSSSDLDTDAEGDDFELLDQSELIQLDPAGSRGQLFEENRFSLCQTVQLLHE, encoded by the exons ATGGAGGCCGCGGCCGGAGGGAGCCAGGCGGGCGGCCCCGGCGAGCGGGAGCGGCGGGTGCGAGCGCTGAGCGCCGCCCTGCGGGCCCGGCTCGGGCCCTACGAGCCGCTGCTGAGCGCGCTGCAGGCGGCGCTGGTCTGGGAGCGGCCGGGCCGCGGCGCGCTGGGCTGGGCGGGCGCGCACGGCGCCTTCTG TTTTTTGGCACTGACTTCCCTTCGGCTGGTGTTCTTGGTTGCATTTGGCCTGATAATAATAGTTTGtttagatcaatggaagaataaAATCTGGCCTGAAATTAAAG TGGCAAGATCTGACGAATCGGACAATGAGAG CTGGGGCTATGTTCACCCTCAGTTGCTGAGTGTGCCGGAGCTGTGTCACCATTTAGCTGATGGATGGGTTACTGGGGTCACCTTCTTAAGGAATCTCTTcgttttcaaaaggcaaaatccCGGCAAG TTTTGCCTTTTAGTGTGTGGAGTCTTTACATTCTTGGCTGTTCTGGGCCGATACATTCCTGGACTCTTGCTCTCATACCTTATGC TGCTGTTcatcctgctgtggcctctcgcAGTGTACCACAGCCTGGGGCAACGCATGTACACGaagctggagccagctctgcagcGGCTGGACTTCAGTGTTCGAGGCTACATGATGTCAAAGCAACGAGTGAAGCAAT TGCGCCAGCGAGCGCTGAACCAGGAGCCTGCTGATGCTGGGACTGACAGTGAAGAAGAACTTGCTGCTTTCTGTCCCAAG CTGGATGATTCTGCAGTTGCTAAGGAACTGACTATCTCCGACTCTGAGCATTCAGATGCTGAAGTTTCCTACACTGAGAATGGGACGTTTAATCTGTCAAGGGGACAAACTCCACTGACTGAGGGATCTGAAG ATCTTGATGGTCACAGTGACCCTGAAGAATCTTTTGCCAGGGATCTCCCTGACTTCCCTTCCATAAATCCAGAGGTGACTGGAATAGATGACGAAGATGACACCAGCATTGGGATTCCCAGCCTTGCTTACCGCTCGCAGGGCATGGAAGATCTACGTCACCCATATGACCAAGAAGAAGCTGTCCCTGCACTCCTACTAGGGGCACTGCCCTCTGCGCACAATCTTACAAATAACTTAGCTGGATTTGTCACCAGAGGCATGATACAATTAGCCTTGTCAGGAGCCTCTCAGCCAGGCCCTGTATGCAGTGACAATCTGCAGAGAGGCACAAAAACCTATCTTAGAACCTCCAGCTCTGACTTGGACACTGATGCAGAAGGGGATGACTTTGAACTGTTGGATCAGTCAGAGCTGATCCAGCTGGATCCAGCTGGCTCTCGAGGCCA GTTGTTTGAAGAAAATAGATTCTCACTGTGCCAAACTGTGCAGCTATTGCATGAGTAA